From the genome of Halobacterium sp. R2-5:
GGCGAACCGCCCGCGGGAACGGTCGACGCTGACATCGAGCGCCTGCTCGCGGGCCAGCTCGGCGAGCAGTACGACGCCGACTACGCTGGCTGGGGGACCGACGAGAAGTTCCCGCTGCCCGCCACAATCGAGTTCGCGCTGAAGCGCGAGCGCGACCAGGCGCTGCGGACGCTCGACGCGATCCGCCGGAACCTCACGGACGACGTCGACGGCGGCTTCTTCCGGTTCGCGCACGGCCGTGACTGGTCGGACGTCCAGCGCGAGAAGGTGCTCGCGGAGAACGCCAGCCTGCTCCGGGCGTTCGCGTCGGCGTACCTCCACACGGGCAGCGAGGAGTACCGGGAGCCCGCCGAGCACACCATCGAGTACGCGACGGGGACCCTGTGGACGGGGGAGGCGTTCGGCGGCAGTCAGGTCGCCGGCGAGTACTTCGACGCGTCCGCCGACGAGCGCGCGAGCCACGAGGAGCCACCGGTTGACGAGACAGCGTACGCGGACGTGAACGCGCTCGCGGCGGACGCGCTGTTGTCCTTCGCGGCGTACACGGACGACGACACCGCGACGCGGTACGCCGAGCGCACGCTCGACTACCTCCGTGAGACGCTCGTCGACGGCGGGACCGTCCGGCACTTCGACGACGAGCGCGCGCCCACTGGCTTGCTCGCGGACCGCGCGCGCGTCGTGCAGGCGTTCGCGACGGCGGCGCAGGTGCTCGACGGCGACTACCTCGACACCGCGGTCGCGGTCGCGGACGCCGCCATCGACGACTTGCAGGACGCGACGGGCGCGTTCCAGGACGGCCCCGCGGAGGGCGCCGGCCTGCTGGACAGGCCGCTGCGCCCCATCGACGACACCGCGGTGATGGCGAACGCGCTCGTGGACCTCCACTACCTCACGCGGGAGTCGCGCTACCACGAGGTCGCGTCGGACGCGGTCGGCGCGTTCGCTGGCGCCGCCGAGCGCATGGGCGTGCAGGTCGCGACGTACGGCACTGCCGCCTCGCGGATCGTCGACCGGCCGCTCGTCGTCGAGGTCGCCGAC
Proteins encoded in this window:
- a CDS encoding DUF255 domain-containing protein, whose amino-acid sequence is MDESGDATRVEWREWGAAAFEEAAERDVPVLVSLVASWSDWCRQMDERTFAEPRIAANVNDDFVPVRVDADRHPRVRERYNMGGFPSTVFVTPSGDHIAGATFLEPEGFRGILQRVRETYDERGEDAGSVPRALAGGEPPAGTVDADIERLLAGQLGEQYDADYAGWGTDEKFPLPATIEFALKRERDQALRTLDAIRRNLTDDVDGGFFRFAHGRDWSDVQREKVLAENASLLRAFASAYLHTGSEEYREPAEHTIEYATGTLWTGEAFGGSQVAGEYFDASADERASHEEPPVDETAYADVNALAADALLSFAAYTDDDTATRYAERTLDYLRETLVDGGTVRHFDDERAPTGLLADRARVVQAFATAAQVLDGDYLDTAVAVADAAIDDLQDATGAFQDGPAEGAGLLDRPLRPIDDTAVMANALVDLHYLTRESRYHEVASDAVGAFAGAAERMGVQVATYGTAASRIVDRPLVVEVADEAGSDLHRAALRMADHEKVVVPDADGEPGTAWLVEADGTSEGVDSPEALADLVAQSTQ